Proteins co-encoded in one Pseudomonas beijingensis genomic window:
- a CDS encoding halovibrin HvnA has translation MKTLILWVMLVLAGATVSQQALSLERLRSGVQIAAELTQRYNDIRDDCGSPSMPSFLCTGVMLRSTIPGDGYFTWNPSPYSRTSGGVAFSFLRKDAKFSGLVYGQNSGFIFYPVLTRPADTFQVEVLCAYPSDGATNNRDQAGCGAHPYALDRSRRCQTIGVTTAEQWIANRQEYAWNLCGFDVSDDMNEMATSGFKETIRAHNLGNFFAGTFDYIELVVATWPQHDNPTPVPLEAFFYTNDGLARAQRDQMDYFNQSGRGVPIIKLELPQNPSADAVFSYLMEDQRVLLGL, from the coding sequence ATGAAAACTCTCATCCTCTGGGTAATGCTTGTATTGGCCGGAGCCACCGTAAGCCAGCAGGCACTCTCCCTCGAGCGACTGCGCTCCGGTGTACAAATCGCAGCCGAACTCACTCAACGCTACAACGATATCCGGGATGACTGCGGCAGCCCTTCGATGCCCAGTTTTCTGTGTACCGGTGTGATGTTGCGCTCGACGATTCCCGGTGACGGCTATTTCACCTGGAACCCCAGCCCCTATTCACGCACCAGCGGCGGCGTTGCGTTTTCCTTCCTCAGGAAAGACGCCAAGTTCTCAGGGCTGGTTTATGGGCAAAACAGCGGATTTATTTTCTACCCTGTATTGACCAGGCCGGCGGATACGTTTCAGGTGGAAGTGCTTTGTGCCTACCCTTCGGACGGTGCAACCAATAACAGGGACCAGGCCGGGTGTGGCGCCCATCCGTATGCACTTGATCGAAGCCGTCGTTGCCAGACCATTGGGGTGACAACTGCAGAACAATGGATAGCGAACCGGCAGGAATATGCTTGGAACCTCTGCGGCTTTGATGTCAGCGATGACATGAATGAAATGGCTACTAGCGGATTTAAGGAAACGATTCGGGCTCATAACCTCGGTAACTTCTTTGCCGGAACGTTTGACTACATTGAATTAGTAGTCGCCACCTGGCCCCAGCATGACAACCCTACCCCTGTTCCCCTCGAAGCCTTTTTCTATACAAACGACGGCTTGGCCAGAGCGCAACGGGATCAAATGGACTATTTCAATCAAAGCGGGAGAGGCGTGCCGATTATCAAGCTCGAACTCCCACAAAACCCTTCCGCCGATGCGGTGTTCAGTTACCTTATGGAGGATCAACGCGTCCTGTTGGGCTTATGA
- a CDS encoding response regulator has protein sequence MSEDAQDVVLIVEDDPSILMVLSAYLSGEGYRVLQAGNGEQAFEILASKPHLDMMITDFRLPGGISGVQIAEPAVKLRPELKVIFISGYAQEVRDTDSPITRKAPILDKPFDLDELQCIMRTMLS, from the coding sequence ATGAGTGAAGATGCGCAAGATGTTGTATTGATCGTCGAGGATGACCCGTCGATCCTGATGGTACTGTCGGCTTATCTGTCGGGCGAGGGGTACCGGGTGCTTCAGGCCGGAAACGGTGAGCAGGCGTTCGAGATCCTGGCGAGCAAGCCGCATCTGGACATGATGATTACCGACTTCCGCCTGCCGGGCGGTATCTCCGGGGTGCAGATCGCCGAGCCCGCAGTCAAGCTGCGACCCGAACTGAAGGTGATCTTCATCAGTGGCTATGCGCAGGAAGTGCGCGACACCGATAGCCCCATTACCCGCAAGGCGCCGATCCTGGATAAGCCGTTCGATCTGGATGAATTGCAGTGCATCATGCGCACAATGCTGTCCTGA
- a CDS encoding hybrid sensor histidine kinase/response regulator: MPRDIQAKLLIVDDLPENLLALEALIRGNDREVFKALSADEALSLLLQHDFALAIIDVQMPEMNGFGLAELMRGTEKTRSIPIIFVSAAGRERNYAFTGYENGAVDFLHKPLDTQAVKSKVNVFVELYRQRKAMKEQVVALEQSRREQEVLLQQLEATRAELEQAVRMRDDFMSIVAHEVRTPLNGLILETQLRKMHLARDNAAAFSLDKVRAMVERDERQIKSLIRLIEDMLDVSRIRTGKLSIRPTRFNLTALVENLLRNFQPQIAVAECSLTCMAEPAVEGLWDEFRIEQVVSNLLTNALRYGGKSPIEVRVFKTPEHACIEVQDHGIGISEENQKRIFQQFERVSSKAAASGLGLGLFISEQIVSAHGGTITVDSRLNEGALFRVCLPLQKTVLDKTAEQTQPLRDPKVVSAAIDRTKASHE, encoded by the coding sequence ATGCCAAGAGATATTCAAGCCAAACTGCTGATCGTCGACGATCTGCCTGAGAATCTGTTGGCCCTGGAAGCGTTGATCAGGGGGAACGACCGCGAGGTCTTCAAGGCCCTGTCGGCGGACGAAGCGCTATCCCTGCTGCTGCAACACGACTTTGCCTTGGCCATCATCGATGTGCAGATGCCTGAGATGAACGGTTTCGGGCTGGCCGAGCTGATGCGCGGCACGGAGAAGACCCGCAGCATCCCGATTATCTTCGTCAGCGCCGCCGGTCGTGAGCGTAACTATGCCTTCACCGGTTATGAAAACGGCGCGGTGGACTTCTTGCACAAGCCGCTGGACACCCAGGCGGTCAAGAGCAAGGTCAATGTGTTCGTCGAGTTGTATCGCCAGCGCAAGGCCATGAAGGAGCAAGTCGTGGCCCTTGAACAGAGTCGTCGCGAGCAGGAGGTCCTGTTGCAGCAACTGGAGGCCACCCGCGCCGAGCTGGAGCAGGCGGTTCGCATGCGTGACGACTTCATGTCCATCGTCGCCCATGAGGTGCGCACGCCCCTCAATGGGCTCATTCTCGAGACCCAGTTGCGCAAGATGCACCTGGCCCGGGACAACGCCGCGGCCTTCAGCCTGGACAAGGTGCGGGCGATGGTCGAACGCGACGAGCGCCAGATCAAGAGCCTGATCCGGCTGATCGAGGACATGCTGGATGTGTCGCGGATTCGTACCGGCAAGCTGTCGATCCGTCCGACCCGCTTCAACCTGACGGCATTGGTGGAAAACCTGCTGCGCAACTTCCAGCCGCAGATCGCCGTCGCCGAATGCTCGTTGACCTGCATGGCCGAGCCGGCGGTGGAGGGGCTTTGGGATGAGTTCCGTATCGAGCAGGTGGTGTCGAACCTGTTGACCAATGCGCTGCGCTACGGCGGCAAGAGCCCGATCGAAGTGCGCGTCTTCAAGACGCCCGAGCATGCCTGCATCGAGGTCCAGGACCACGGCATCGGCATCAGCGAGGAGAACCAGAAACGCATCTTCCAGCAGTTCGAGCGCGTATCGTCCAAGGCGGCTGCTTCAGGCTTGGGGTTGGGGCTGTTCATTTCCGAGCAGATTGTCTCGGCCCATGGCGGGACGATCACGGTCGACAGTCGCCTCAATGAAGGCGCGTTGTTCCGTGTTTGCCTGCCCTTGCAGAAAACTGTCTTGGACAAAACCGCCGAACAGACGCAACCTCTGAGAGACCCTAAGGTCGTATCAGCAGCTATTGATCGAACAAAGGCTTCTCATGAGTGA
- a CDS encoding chemotaxis protein CheB, translating into MNQTKDRSNPPIEAIVVGASAGGVEALLKVFGHLRKGFGLPILVVLHLPDERDSQLAPVFGHRLAVPVEEARDKQDIVPGTLYVATPGYHLSVEADRSLSLSLEEPVHHSRPSIDVLFESAADVYGQKLLAVVLTGANNDGARGLAKVSALGGITVVQDPAEAQVSTMPEAALALHEPDHILTLQGIGQLLAGLE; encoded by the coding sequence ATGAACCAGACGAAGGACAGATCCAACCCGCCCATCGAGGCCATTGTCGTCGGTGCGTCGGCCGGCGGCGTCGAAGCGTTGCTCAAGGTGTTCGGACACCTGCGCAAAGGCTTTGGCCTGCCCATCCTGGTGGTATTGCATTTGCCGGATGAGCGCGACAGTCAACTGGCTCCTGTGTTCGGTCATCGTCTGGCGGTGCCGGTGGAGGAAGCTCGGGACAAGCAAGACATCGTGCCGGGCACCTTGTACGTCGCCACGCCCGGCTATCACTTGTCGGTCGAGGCTGATCGTAGCCTGTCGTTGAGTCTGGAGGAGCCAGTACACCATTCGCGGCCGTCCATCGATGTACTGTTTGAATCGGCCGCCGATGTCTACGGCCAGAAATTGCTGGCCGTGGTGCTGACCGGTGCCAACAACGATGGCGCCCGGGGCTTGGCGAAGGTCAGTGCGCTGGGTGGGATCACCGTGGTGCAAGACCCCGCTGAAGCCCAGGTCTCGACCATGCCCGAAGCGGCGCTGGCCCTGCACGAGCCCGACCATATCCTTACTTTGCAAGGCATCGGCCAATTGCTGGCCGGGCTGGAATGA
- a CDS encoding CheR family methyltransferase produces MERDTDIELRLLIEAIYLKYSYDFRDYSGASIKRRVHHALSQFECKTISALQERVLHDPGAFMQLLQLLTIPVSEMFRDPSHFLAIREEIVPLLRTYPSIKIWIAGCSTGEEVYSMAILLREEGLLDRTLIYATDINPRSLEKAKQGIFSLENVRTYTQNYQNAGGRRSFADYYTAAYDYAMFDKTLCKNVTFADHSLATDSVFSETQLISCRNVWIYFNKKLQDRAFGLFHESLCHRGFLVLGSKETLDFSAYGHRFEPLVKQERIYRKL; encoded by the coding sequence GTGGAACGTGACACTGACATTGAACTTCGTTTGTTGATCGAAGCGATCTACCTCAAGTACAGCTACGATTTTCGCGATTACTCCGGCGCCTCCATCAAGCGCCGGGTCCACCATGCATTGAGCCAGTTCGAGTGCAAGACCATTTCGGCCTTGCAGGAGCGCGTGCTGCATGACCCGGGTGCGTTCATGCAATTGCTGCAACTGCTGACGATCCCCGTCAGCGAGATGTTTCGCGATCCCTCGCATTTCCTGGCGATCCGCGAGGAAATCGTGCCGCTGCTCAGGACGTACCCTTCGATCAAGATCTGGATCGCCGGTTGCAGCACGGGGGAGGAGGTCTACTCCATGGCGATCCTGCTGCGCGAAGAAGGCCTGCTGGACCGCACGTTGATCTACGCCACCGATATCAACCCGCGCTCGCTGGAAAAAGCCAAGCAGGGGATTTTCTCCCTGGAAAACGTGCGCACCTATACCCAGAACTACCAGAACGCCGGAGGACGGCGCTCGTTTGCCGATTACTACACGGCCGCCTACGATTATGCGATGTTCGATAAAACCCTGTGCAAGAACGTGACCTTCGCTGATCACAGCCTGGCAACCGACAGTGTTTTTTCAGAAACTCAATTAATTTCATGTCGCAACGTATGGATATATTTCAATAAAAAACTGCAAGATCGTGCGTTTGGACTGTTCCATGAGTCCCTCTGTCACCGTGGTTTCCTGGTTTTGGGCAGTAAGGAGACACTGGATTTTTCGGCTTACGGTCATCGATTCGAGCCGTTGGTCAAACAGGAACGGATCTATCGCAAGTTATGA
- a CDS encoding response regulator produces MTPSSSVDEQSFRKLLSRNISLPLGIGALSAVFFIILITYLLSVIQWVGHTDRVINNANEALKLSVDLETGMRGYLLSGDEHFLDPYEVAKPRIAVALDTLLELTADNPVQTDRLHKIQALQTEWANYAQSMIDLQRSSGDYRGAVKAGRGKRLTDEIRQSFEEVVETEQQLRAARNEEVRTTTVWSIALYLLFVAAVSGLLAYVGRRDLLNLSESYSASLKVQQRSALHLEKQAWLRNGQTLLAEQVLGQLSLNLLGRNILQFCAKYLDVAVAALYAREENGVLKRVASYGLSREDEEQQQVIVAGEGIAGQAVQQGRLIRLDDVPSDYLKVSSGLGQGLPNSVLVVPTSDDDRINGVIELGFLRPLTERDIELLELIAGNIGTSIEAARYRQRLQEVLAETQQLNEELQVQQEELKTANEELEEQSRILKESQAHLETQQQELEQTNEQLAEQRDAMDQKNSELNLAQIQLQERAEELQRSSKYKSEFLANMSHELRTPLNSSLILSKLLAENPQQNLSEEQVKFAESIYSAGNDLLNLINDILDISKVEAGKLEVRPENTSVQRLVEGLRDMFKPLAADKGLSFEVQVLPDAPAVLYTDRQRLEQVIKNLLSNAVKFTERGSVSLSVAGQPGSGIAFMVRDSGIGIAADQQQSIFEAFRQADGTTNRRYGGTGLGLSISRDLATLLGGSISVSSEPGQGSVFTLVLPERYVEPGDAPIEPMTFTPTATAPAPVTPKAAPAPLIAEVDMPIARFADDRDRAPFDTRCILVIEDEPKFARILFDLAHELGYQCLVAHGADEGFDLALQLAPDAILLDMRLPDHSGLTVLQRLKEQAETRHIPVHVISVEDRVEAAMHMGAVGYAVKPTTREELKDVFARLEAKLTQKVKRVLLVEDDDLQRDSITRLIGDDDIEITAVGFAQQALDLLRTNVYDCMIIDLKLPDMLGNDLLKRMSSEDICSFPPVIVYTGRNLTRDEEAELRKYSRSIIIKGARSPERLLDEVTLFLHKVESRLSHERQRMLKTARSRDKVFEGRKVLLVDDDVRNIFALTSALEAKGAVVVIGRNGLEAIDRLNEFDDIDLVLMDVMMPEMDGFEATALIRKDPRWRKLPIIAVTAKAMKDDQERCLAAGSNDYLAKPIDLDRLFSLIRVWLPNMERI; encoded by the coding sequence ATGACTCCTTCGTCTTCGGTCGACGAGCAAAGTTTTCGCAAGCTCCTGAGCCGCAACATCAGCCTGCCGCTGGGCATAGGCGCCCTCAGCGCGGTGTTTTTCATCATCCTTATCACGTATCTGCTGTCGGTGATCCAGTGGGTCGGCCATACCGACAGGGTGATCAATAACGCCAACGAAGCACTCAAGCTGAGCGTGGACCTGGAAACCGGCATGCGCGGCTACCTGTTAAGTGGGGACGAGCACTTCCTCGACCCCTACGAAGTGGCCAAGCCACGGATCGCCGTGGCGCTGGACACATTGCTGGAATTGACAGCCGATAACCCGGTCCAGACCGACCGCCTGCACAAGATTCAAGCCCTCCAGACGGAGTGGGCCAATTACGCCCAGAGCATGATCGACCTGCAACGCAGCAGCGGTGATTACCGGGGCGCGGTGAAGGCCGGACGCGGCAAGCGCCTGACCGACGAAATTCGCCAGTCCTTCGAAGAAGTCGTCGAGACCGAGCAGCAACTGCGCGCGGCGCGCAACGAGGAAGTGCGTACCACCACCGTCTGGAGCATTGCCCTTTATCTATTGTTCGTCGCCGCGGTCAGCGGGTTGCTGGCCTACGTCGGTCGCCGGGATCTGTTGAACCTGTCCGAAAGCTACAGCGCCAGCCTGAAAGTCCAGCAACGCAGCGCTTTGCACCTGGAGAAGCAGGCCTGGTTGCGTAACGGCCAGACGCTGCTGGCCGAGCAGGTCCTGGGGCAACTGTCGCTGAACCTGTTGGGTCGCAACATCCTTCAGTTCTGTGCGAAATACCTGGACGTCGCTGTCGCTGCGCTTTATGCGCGGGAAGAAAATGGTGTCCTCAAGCGCGTCGCCAGCTACGGCCTGTCCCGGGAGGATGAAGAACAACAACAGGTGATCGTCGCCGGTGAAGGCATCGCGGGTCAGGCCGTGCAGCAGGGGCGGCTCATTCGTCTGGATGACGTGCCGAGCGATTACCTGAAAGTCAGCTCCGGATTGGGGCAAGGCCTGCCCAACAGCGTACTGGTGGTGCCCACCAGTGACGATGACCGGATCAACGGTGTCATCGAACTGGGTTTCCTGCGGCCATTGACCGAGCGTGACATCGAGCTGCTGGAGTTGATCGCCGGCAATATCGGCACCTCCATCGAAGCCGCCCGTTATCGCCAGCGCTTGCAGGAAGTGCTGGCCGAAACCCAACAGTTGAACGAAGAGCTGCAAGTCCAGCAGGAAGAGCTCAAGACTGCCAACGAAGAGCTGGAAGAGCAGTCGCGCATTCTCAAGGAATCCCAGGCCCACCTGGAAACCCAGCAGCAGGAGCTGGAGCAGACCAACGAACAACTGGCCGAGCAGCGCGACGCCATGGACCAGAAGAACAGCGAACTGAACCTGGCCCAGATCCAGTTGCAGGAGCGCGCCGAAGAGCTGCAGCGTTCAAGCAAGTACAAATCCGAGTTCCTGGCCAACATGTCCCACGAGCTGCGAACGCCGCTCAACAGCTCGCTGATCCTGTCCAAGCTGCTGGCGGAGAATCCGCAGCAAAACCTCAGCGAAGAGCAGGTCAAGTTTGCCGAGTCGATCTACTCCGCTGGCAACGACCTGTTGAACCTGATCAACGACATTCTCGACATCTCCAAGGTCGAGGCCGGAAAACTGGAAGTGCGTCCAGAAAACACCAGTGTGCAACGTCTGGTGGAAGGGCTGCGAGATATGTTCAAGCCGCTGGCGGCCGACAAGGGTTTGAGTTTCGAGGTCCAGGTGCTGCCCGACGCGCCGGCGGTGCTTTACACCGATCGCCAGCGCCTGGAACAGGTGATCAAGAACCTGTTGTCCAACGCCGTGAAGTTCACCGAGCGGGGCTCCGTCAGCCTGTCCGTGGCAGGCCAGCCGGGCTCCGGCATCGCGTTCATGGTGCGCGACTCCGGGATCGGCATCGCCGCCGATCAGCAACAAAGCATCTTCGAAGCGTTCCGTCAGGCCGATGGCACCACCAACCGTCGTTACGGTGGCACGGGCCTGGGATTGTCGATTTCCCGGGACCTGGCCACGTTGCTGGGCGGCTCGATCTCCGTTTCCAGCGAGCCAGGGCAGGGCAGTGTGTTTACGCTGGTATTGCCTGAGCGTTACGTCGAACCCGGGGATGCGCCGATAGAGCCGATGACGTTCACCCCGACGGCCACCGCGCCGGCTCCCGTAACCCCCAAAGCCGCGCCAGCGCCGCTGATCGCTGAGGTGGATATGCCGATTGCCCGATTCGCCGACGACCGCGACAGGGCGCCGTTCGACACCCGGTGCATCCTGGTGATCGAAGACGAGCCCAAGTTCGCCCGGATTCTGTTCGACCTGGCCCACGAGCTCGGTTACCAGTGCCTGGTGGCGCACGGTGCCGACGAAGGCTTCGACCTGGCGTTGCAACTGGCTCCCGACGCGATCCTGCTGGACATGCGCCTGCCGGACCATTCCGGGCTGACGGTGTTGCAGCGGCTCAAGGAGCAGGCCGAAACCCGGCACATTCCGGTGCACGTGATTTCCGTCGAAGACCGCGTTGAAGCCGCCATGCACATGGGCGCCGTCGGCTATGCCGTCAAGCCGACCACCCGCGAAGAACTCAAGGACGTGTTCGCCCGCCTGGAAGCCAAGCTGACCCAGAAGGTCAAGCGGGTGCTGCTGGTGGAAGATGACGACTTGCAACGTGACAGTATTACTCGCCTGATCGGCGACGATGACATCGAAATCACCGCCGTTGGCTTCGCCCAGCAAGCCCTGGACCTGCTGCGCACCAACGTCTACGACTGCATGATCATCGACCTCAAGTTGCCGGACATGCTTGGCAATGACCTGCTCAAGCGCATGTCCAGCGAAGACATCTGCTCCTTCCCGCCGGTGATCGTCTACACCGGGCGCAACCTGACACGGGACGAGGAAGCCGAGCTGCGCAAATATTCACGCTCGATCATCATCAAGGGCGCCCGTTCGCCAGAGCGCTTGCTGGACGAGGTGACACTCTTTCTGCACAAAGTCGAATCCCGGTTGTCCCATGAACGACAGCGGATGCTCAAGACCGCCCGCAGCCGCGACAAGGTGTTCGAAGGCCGCAAGGTGCTGCTGGTGGACGACGATGTGCGCAATATCTTTGCCCTGACCAGCGCCCTTGAGGCGAAGGGTGCGGTCGTTGTCATCGGCCGCAATGGCTTGGAGGCGATCGATCGCCTGAATGAATTCGACGACATCGACCTGGTGCTGATGGATGTGATGATGCCGGAAATGGACGGTTTTGAAGCCACCGCGCTGATCCGCAAGGATCCACGCTGGCGCAAGCTACCGATCATCGCCGTGACGGCCAAGGCCATGAAGGACGATCAGGAACGCTGCCTGGCGGCGGGTTCCAATGACTACCTGGCCAAGCCGATCGATCTGGATCGTCTGTTCTCGCTGATTCGCGTGTGGTTGCCGAATATGGAAAGAATTTAG
- a CDS encoding response regulator: MSTAPAATQPTILVVEDDDIVRMLIVDVLEELEYQVLEADGCKQALEFLSDHHQPIALMMTDVGLPIMDGRELAKRARLERPQLPVLFASGYAESIDVPEGMSVIGKPFSIDQLRDKVKRILA, encoded by the coding sequence ATGTCCACCGCCCCTGCCGCCACCCAACCCACCATCCTGGTAGTCGAAGACGACGATATTGTACGGATGCTGATCGTTGACGTGTTGGAAGAGCTGGAATATCAGGTGCTGGAGGCGGACGGTTGTAAGCAGGCGCTGGAGTTTTTGTCCGACCACCATCAGCCCATCGCCCTGATGATGACCGACGTTGGCCTGCCGATAATGGACGGGCGGGAACTGGCCAAGAGGGCTAGACTCGAGCGGCCGCAACTGCCGGTGCTGTTTGCCAGCGGTTACGCAGAAAGCATCGATGTGCCTGAGGGCATGTCGGTGATCGGCAAGCCCTTCTCCATCGATCAGTTGCGGGACAAGGTCAAACGCATTCTTGCTTGA